The Astyanax mexicanus isolate ESR-SI-001 chromosome 12, AstMex3_surface, whole genome shotgun sequence genome window below encodes:
- the znf366 gene encoding zinc finger protein 366 isoform X1, with translation MDPNDYKNKRMDDSRTVNLSHLPHPIAQPIPSRPRPPKYIPEMIDLNRLQFHRVLGRYDTVQIKQETVKPMPIWPPSPLLLHPPPPPYFPPLHPSLVPFPFVMPGPVMHLSPNHFYQSEALRYRRRSQEGSKPSTTEKLGLNVHVDDSYYVDVGGDQKRWKCRMCEKSYTSKYNLVTHILGHSGIKPHGCGLCGKLFKQLSHLHTHMLTHQGARPHKCQVCHKAFTQTSHLKRHMMQHSDIKPYSCGVCGRGFAYPSELRAHELKHERGQENICVECGLDFPTLAQLKRHLTAHRGPVQYDCSECGKSFQYPSQLQNHMMKHKDIRPYICSECGMEFVQSHHLKQHTLTHKKCLHAFQGVKEHKCRICGREFTLLANMKRHVLIHTNIRAYQCHLCYKSFVQKQTLKAHMIVHSDIKPYKCKLCGKEFNRMHNLMGHMHLHSDSKPFKCLYCPSKFTLKGNLTRHMKVKHGIMDRGLDARVFRRRGRLCLSAPLRLLSRFSQEEPFDLSQKSRPLPRLSQSDGESVRGGSSSREEDEDSLYRMSQYSPDRYHSEMGRALEAREADDEDEEDEDVMVHVDEEENSSDEQFYMGKEEFRCHSESQQGSVSDGEIYSARSYRERKLSCE, from the exons ATGGACCCAAACGACTACAAAAACAAGAGGATGGATGACTCAAGAACTGTTAACCTCTCTCATCTTCCCCACCCCATCGCCCAACCCATCCCCTCCCGCCCTCGCCCTCCAAAATACATCCCGGAGATGATCGATCTCAACAGGCTTCAGTTTCATCGAGTCCTGGGCAGGTATGATACTGTGCAGATCAAGCAGGAGACGGTCAAGCCCATGCCAATATGGCCGCCATCCCCACTTCTACTGCACCCTCCTCCACCACCATACTTCCCACCACTTCACCCAAGCCTGGTCCCTTTCCCTTTCGTCATGCCCGGCCCAGTCATGCACCTTTCCCCCAATCATTTCTACCAAAGCGAAGCGCTGAGATACCGCCGAAGGAGCCAAGAGGGTTCCAAACCCTCCACCACTGAGAAGTTGGGTCTGAACGTGCATGTAGACGACAGCTACTATGTCGATGTTGGGGGAGACCAGAAGCGCTGGAAGTGCCGCATGTGCGAGAAGTCCTACACCTCCAAGTACAACCTGGTCACGCACATCCTGGGCCACAGTGGCATCAAGCCTCATGGCTGTGGTCTATGCGGCAAACTCTTCAAGCAGCTGAGCCACCTGCACACCCATATGCTGACCCACCAGGGTGCCCGGCCCCACAAATGCCAGGTGTGCCACAAGGCCTTCACGCAGACCAGCCACCTGAAACGGCACATGATGCAGCACAGCGACATCAAGCCCTACAGCTGTGGCGTCTGTGGTCGGGGCTTCGCCTACCCCAGCGAGCTGCGGGCTCATGAGCTCAAGCATGAGCGGGGCCAGGAGAACATCTGCGTGGAGTGTGGTCTGGACTTCCCCACTCTGGCCCAACTGAAGAGGCACCTGACAGCTCACCGAGGACCGGTCCAGTACGACTGCAGTGAGTGTGGAAAGAGCTTCCAGTACCCAAGCCAGCTGCAGAACCACATGATGAAGCACAAGGACATACGACCCTACATCTGCAGTGAGTGTGGCATGGAGTTCGTCCAGTCGCACCACCTCAAGCAGCACACTCTGACCCATAAG AAATGTCTTCATGCCTTTCAGGGAGTGAAGGAGCACAAGTGTCGCATCTGCGGCCGCGAATTCACCCTGCTGGCCAACATGAAGCGCCACGTCCTGATCCACACCAACATCCGAGCCTACCAGTGCCACCTGTGCTACAAGAGCTTCGTCCAGAAACAGACGCTCAAGGCTCATATGATCGTCCATTCTGACATCAAGCCATACAAATGCAAG ctgtgtggAAAGGAGTTCAACAGAATGCATAATCTGATGGGTCACATGCATTTACATTCTGACAGCAAGCCCTTCAAGTGCCTGTACTGTCCCAGCAAGTTCACTCTGAAAGGAAATCTGACCAGACACATGAAGGTCAAACATGGCATCATGGACCGAGGCCTGGATGCCCGAG TTTTCAGACGAAGAGGGCGCTTGTGCCTGTCAGCACCCCTGCGACTCCTGTCCCGTTTCAGCCAGGAGGAGCCCTTCGATCTGTCCCAGAAGAGCAGGCCCCTGCCTCGCCTCTCTCAGTCGGACGGTGAGAGCGTGCGCGGGGGCAGCTCCAGCAGAGAGGAGGATGAGGACAGTCTGTACAGGATGAGCCAGTACAGCCCCGACCGCTACCACTCTGAGATGGGGAGAGCTCTAGAGGCCAGAGAGGCggatgatgaagatgaggaggatgaggatgtCATGGTCCACGTGGATGAAGAGGAGAACAGCAGTGATGAGCAGTTCTACATGGGTAAGGAGGAGTTCCGGTGTCACTCAGAGAGTCAGCAAGGCTCAGTCTCTGATGGAGAGATCTATTCAGCCAGATCCTACCGGGAGCGAAAATTAAGCTGTGAATGA
- the znf366 gene encoding zinc finger protein 366 isoform X2, with protein MDPNDYKNKRMDDSRTVNLSHLPHPIAQPIPSRPRPPKYIPEMIDLNRLQFHRVLGRYDTVQIKQETVKPMPIWPPSPLLLHPPPPPYFPPLHPSLVPFPFVMPGPVMHLSPNHFYQSEALRYRRRSQEGSKPSTTEKLGLNVHVDDSYYVDVGGDQKRWKCRMCEKSYTSKYNLVTHILGHSGIKPHGCGLCGKLFKQLSHLHTHMLTHQGARPHKCQVCHKAFTQTSHLKRHMMQHSDIKPYSCGVCGRGFAYPSELRAHELKHERGQENICVECGLDFPTLAQLKRHLTAHRGPVQYDCSECGKSFQYPSQLQNHMMKHKDIRPYICSECGMEFVQSHHLKQHTLTHKGVKEHKCRICGREFTLLANMKRHVLIHTNIRAYQCHLCYKSFVQKQTLKAHMIVHSDIKPYKCKLCGKEFNRMHNLMGHMHLHSDSKPFKCLYCPSKFTLKGNLTRHMKVKHGIMDRGLDARVFRRRGRLCLSAPLRLLSRFSQEEPFDLSQKSRPLPRLSQSDGESVRGGSSSREEDEDSLYRMSQYSPDRYHSEMGRALEAREADDEDEEDEDVMVHVDEEENSSDEQFYMGKEEFRCHSESQQGSVSDGEIYSARSYRERKLSCE; from the exons ATGGACCCAAACGACTACAAAAACAAGAGGATGGATGACTCAAGAACTGTTAACCTCTCTCATCTTCCCCACCCCATCGCCCAACCCATCCCCTCCCGCCCTCGCCCTCCAAAATACATCCCGGAGATGATCGATCTCAACAGGCTTCAGTTTCATCGAGTCCTGGGCAGGTATGATACTGTGCAGATCAAGCAGGAGACGGTCAAGCCCATGCCAATATGGCCGCCATCCCCACTTCTACTGCACCCTCCTCCACCACCATACTTCCCACCACTTCACCCAAGCCTGGTCCCTTTCCCTTTCGTCATGCCCGGCCCAGTCATGCACCTTTCCCCCAATCATTTCTACCAAAGCGAAGCGCTGAGATACCGCCGAAGGAGCCAAGAGGGTTCCAAACCCTCCACCACTGAGAAGTTGGGTCTGAACGTGCATGTAGACGACAGCTACTATGTCGATGTTGGGGGAGACCAGAAGCGCTGGAAGTGCCGCATGTGCGAGAAGTCCTACACCTCCAAGTACAACCTGGTCACGCACATCCTGGGCCACAGTGGCATCAAGCCTCATGGCTGTGGTCTATGCGGCAAACTCTTCAAGCAGCTGAGCCACCTGCACACCCATATGCTGACCCACCAGGGTGCCCGGCCCCACAAATGCCAGGTGTGCCACAAGGCCTTCACGCAGACCAGCCACCTGAAACGGCACATGATGCAGCACAGCGACATCAAGCCCTACAGCTGTGGCGTCTGTGGTCGGGGCTTCGCCTACCCCAGCGAGCTGCGGGCTCATGAGCTCAAGCATGAGCGGGGCCAGGAGAACATCTGCGTGGAGTGTGGTCTGGACTTCCCCACTCTGGCCCAACTGAAGAGGCACCTGACAGCTCACCGAGGACCGGTCCAGTACGACTGCAGTGAGTGTGGAAAGAGCTTCCAGTACCCAAGCCAGCTGCAGAACCACATGATGAAGCACAAGGACATACGACCCTACATCTGCAGTGAGTGTGGCATGGAGTTCGTCCAGTCGCACCACCTCAAGCAGCACACTCTGACCCATAAG GGAGTGAAGGAGCACAAGTGTCGCATCTGCGGCCGCGAATTCACCCTGCTGGCCAACATGAAGCGCCACGTCCTGATCCACACCAACATCCGAGCCTACCAGTGCCACCTGTGCTACAAGAGCTTCGTCCAGAAACAGACGCTCAAGGCTCATATGATCGTCCATTCTGACATCAAGCCATACAAATGCAAG ctgtgtggAAAGGAGTTCAACAGAATGCATAATCTGATGGGTCACATGCATTTACATTCTGACAGCAAGCCCTTCAAGTGCCTGTACTGTCCCAGCAAGTTCACTCTGAAAGGAAATCTGACCAGACACATGAAGGTCAAACATGGCATCATGGACCGAGGCCTGGATGCCCGAG TTTTCAGACGAAGAGGGCGCTTGTGCCTGTCAGCACCCCTGCGACTCCTGTCCCGTTTCAGCCAGGAGGAGCCCTTCGATCTGTCCCAGAAGAGCAGGCCCCTGCCTCGCCTCTCTCAGTCGGACGGTGAGAGCGTGCGCGGGGGCAGCTCCAGCAGAGAGGAGGATGAGGACAGTCTGTACAGGATGAGCCAGTACAGCCCCGACCGCTACCACTCTGAGATGGGGAGAGCTCTAGAGGCCAGAGAGGCggatgatgaagatgaggaggatgaggatgtCATGGTCCACGTGGATGAAGAGGAGAACAGCAGTGATGAGCAGTTCTACATGGGTAAGGAGGAGTTCCGGTGTCACTCAGAGAGTCAGCAAGGCTCAGTCTCTGATGGAGAGATCTATTCAGCCAGATCCTACCGGGAGCGAAAATTAAGCTGTGAATGA
- the avp gene encoding oxytocin-neurophysin 1 → MSGPTLYVSLLCLLSVASACYISNCPIGGKRSLIEAPARKCMPCGPGDRGRCFGPSICCAAELGCYVGSPEAASCVEENYLPSPCESGGKACGSEGGRCAAPGICCHSEGCSTDQTCLAEDEAEPENNEGLGGEVLMKLLHLARQHPSSRNHQ, encoded by the exons ATGTCCGGGCCCACACTGTACGTTTCCTTGCTGTGCCTTCTCTCAGTCGCCTCAGCCTGCTACATCTCTAACTGCCCAATAGGTGGCAAGAGATCCCTGATAGAGGCTCCAGCTCGTAAG TGTATGCCGTGTGGTCCTGGAGACAGGGGCCGCTGCTTTGGCCCCAGTATCTGCTGTGCTGCAGAGCTGGGCTGTTACGTGGGTTCTCCGGAGGCGGCGAGCTGCGTGGAGGAGAACTACCTGCCCAGCCCGTGTGAGAGTGGAGGGAAGGCGTGTGGATCTGAGGGAGGACGCTGTGCTGCCCCGGGAATCTGCTGTCACTCAG AGGGTTGCAGTACCGATCAGACATGTTTGGCAGAAGATGAAGCTGAACCAGAGAATAATGAGGGTCTTGGTGGAGAGGTCCTGATGAAGCTCCTGCACCTGGCCAGACAGCACCCCTCCAGCAGAAACCACCAGTAA
- the LOC103043953 gene encoding fatty acid binding protein 1-B.1 — protein sequence MSFSGKYQLDSQDGFVPFMKAIGLPDDLIEKGKDIKSTSEIEQNGDHFKVTVTTGTKVLVNSFTVGQEADLETLTGEKIKSVVMKEGNKLKVTLKGIESVTELVDGNTLVNTLTLGNIIYKRTSKRV from the exons ATGTCCTTCTCTGGAAAATATCAGCTGGACAGCCAGGATGGCTTTGTGCCTTTCATGAAGGCTATTG GTCTTCCCGATGACCTCATCGAGAAAGGCAAGGACATCAAGAGCACCTCAGAGATCGAGCAGAATGGAGACCACTTTAAAGTGACTGTGACCACAGGGACCAAAGTCCTGGTCAACTCCTTTACTGTGGGCCAGGAGGCTGATCTCGAGACCCTGACTGGAGAGAAGATCAAG tctGTGGTGATGAAAGAGGGCAACAAGCTGAAGGTCACTCTGAAGGGCATTGAGTCAGTCACAGAGCTTGTTGATGGCAACACACTTGTCAAC ACCCTGACTCTGGGAAACATCATCTACAAGAGGACCAGCAAGCGTGTGTGA